In Pseudomonas sp. DNDY-54, a genomic segment contains:
- the rnk gene encoding nucleoside diphosphate kinase regulator, translating into MASAPPIIITQPDLQRLERLLDGLADYGPAAEALEEELSRAQVVERSELPAGVVSMNSRVHCREESLGKDYHLTLVFPKDAGKEGTVSVLAPVGTALLGMTVGQHIDWPTPGGKVLKLTLLAVEYQPEAAGDVNL; encoded by the coding sequence ATGGCCAGTGCACCGCCTATCATCATCACCCAACCCGATCTGCAGCGACTTGAGCGATTGCTCGACGGCTTGGCGGACTACGGTCCGGCCGCCGAGGCGCTCGAGGAAGAGCTGTCCCGCGCCCAGGTGGTTGAGCGTAGCGAGCTGCCTGCCGGCGTGGTATCGATGAACTCCCGCGTTCATTGCCGCGAAGAAAGTCTTGGTAAGGATTACCATCTGACACTGGTCTTCCCGAAAGACGCAGGAAAAGAAGGTACGGTTTCGGTGCTGGCGCCCGTCGGTACCGCCTTGCTGGGCATGACGGTCGGCCAGCATATCGACTGGCCAACGCCCGGCGGTAAAGTCCTCAAGCTCACACTGCTGGCGGTCGAATATCAGCCGGAAGCGGCGGGCGACGTCAACCTGTAA
- a CDS encoding class I adenylate cyclase: MTRHQEIRPILEEGIDRKVLAALRARFLALNAARLERTRLVMSPRQQSVLTLLPLLFHVNHPILPGYVTSNTPAGLAGFEPDANTLAEAQRLSRSFSYKPLRSNPAQPILGLYLMGSLGTVAQDDQSDLDVWVCHDPDLSAQQLSELQRKCELLQAWAAAQGSEAHFFLIDPVRFAQGEREAKLTSDDCGTTQHYLLLDEFYRTAIWLGGRTPLWWLVPDYEEHRYTEYVRTLLDKRFVRSDEVLDFGSLANIPPGEYLGAGLWQLYKAIESPYKSLFKLLLVEAYASEHPKVRCLSLDFKQAVYANRLEIDELDPYIVAYRRIEQYLEIRGDQERLALLRRCLYLKVNKPLSQPPRNRNKSWKRRLLERLAADWNWDQRHFAQLDTRNQWKARRVVEERRALVNELTYGYRFLSEFARRLQIISSINGRDFGVLGRRLHAAIERKAGKIETINLGIAPDLAEHSLTLVQGYDAADDVSWALYEGNLNTRQISDFSPLKRSRELVPLIAWCHRNGVIDTATHVALHPGDSGLTEAELFALLTDIRQAFPMPPEVIGDEALLVAASPVKVLLLINVGLDPLNPQQPLSFDELNESLRHGVTRDNLVMSIDQLTLNSWSELIATRYEGTSPLPDCLRDFLQELPTPSKRPELQIRCFSRNAGMALARRIETVFTDAQRLLDEPGESRYLLQVRQHYHVLDLAAGNIRHTALSDMPALLEHLGEAHHDIRPIRVERYALEGTDLPLILGNARAHCLQVFYRIHGSLAEVTVLDEFNALWRQQQPFRDEQSLLTPLLRFLQSVSYRRTTQLPFEESRLAAMDILFYRLSAPAGGVLELERRPAPQEDASDPFYDIQAIVEPSERGRSLVTLYCNHQEFSSLEYGAELFAAVAHYILAQRRGGERYPCYLTDLDLSGLHGTGRAQTVQHLRYKADLEDALNQALSAL, encoded by the coding sequence ATGACCCGCCACCAGGAAATCCGCCCCATTCTTGAGGAGGGGATTGATCGCAAAGTGCTCGCCGCCCTTCGCGCTCGGTTTCTTGCATTGAATGCTGCGCGCCTGGAACGTACGCGCCTGGTCATGTCGCCCCGCCAACAGTCTGTTCTCACGCTGTTGCCGCTGCTGTTTCACGTCAACCACCCCATTCTTCCGGGGTACGTAACCAGCAACACACCCGCCGGTCTGGCCGGTTTCGAGCCCGATGCCAACACCCTGGCAGAAGCTCAGCGGCTGAGTCGCTCGTTTTCGTACAAGCCTCTGCGCAGCAACCCAGCACAACCGATCCTCGGGCTGTATCTCATGGGGAGCTTGGGGACCGTCGCGCAAGACGACCAGAGTGATCTTGATGTCTGGGTCTGCCACGACCCGGATCTCTCCGCACAACAGCTCAGCGAGCTGCAACGCAAATGCGAGTTGTTGCAGGCGTGGGCAGCGGCGCAAGGCAGCGAGGCGCATTTTTTCCTGATCGACCCGGTGCGCTTCGCTCAGGGCGAGCGCGAGGCGAAACTGACGTCCGATGATTGCGGTACCACCCAGCACTACCTGCTGCTCGACGAGTTCTATCGAACCGCAATCTGGCTGGGCGGCCGCACGCCACTGTGGTGGTTGGTCCCAGACTATGAGGAGCACCGCTACACCGAGTACGTGCGAACCCTTCTAGACAAGCGCTTTGTCCGCAGTGATGAAGTGCTGGACTTCGGCAGCCTGGCCAACATCCCACCGGGCGAATACCTCGGTGCTGGTTTATGGCAGTTGTACAAGGCGATCGAATCGCCCTACAAATCCCTGTTCAAACTGTTGCTGGTCGAGGCGTACGCGAGCGAGCACCCAAAGGTGCGTTGCCTCAGTCTCGATTTCAAACAGGCGGTGTATGCCAACCGTCTGGAGATCGACGAGCTCGATCCTTACATCGTTGCCTACCGCCGGATCGAGCAATACCTTGAAATCCGCGGTGACCAGGAGCGTCTGGCGCTGCTGCGTCGCTGTCTCTACCTGAAGGTCAACAAGCCGCTCAGCCAGCCGCCTCGCAACCGCAACAAAAGCTGGAAACGACGCCTGCTCGAGCGTCTGGCGGCGGACTGGAACTGGGACCAGCGGCATTTCGCGCAGCTCGATACGCGCAACCAGTGGAAGGCGCGCCGTGTCGTCGAGGAGCGGCGGGCGCTGGTCAATGAACTGACCTACGGCTACCGATTCCTCAGCGAGTTTGCTCGGCGACTGCAGATCATCAGCAGCATTAACGGGCGGGATTTCGGCGTACTCGGCCGACGCCTGCACGCGGCCATCGAACGCAAGGCCGGCAAGATCGAGACCATCAATCTGGGAATCGCTCCCGATCTGGCCGAACACAGCTTGACCCTGGTGCAGGGTTACGACGCCGCGGACGATGTGTCATGGGCACTTTACGAAGGCAACTTGAACACGCGGCAGATCAGTGACTTTTCGCCGCTGAAACGCTCGCGGGAATTGGTTCCGCTTATAGCGTGGTGCCACCGTAACGGTGTGATCGATACGGCCACGCATGTCGCCTTGCACCCCGGCGACAGCGGACTGACAGAAGCCGAGCTGTTCGCACTGTTGACTGACATTCGACAGGCATTCCCAATGCCGCCCGAGGTGATCGGCGATGAAGCCCTGCTGGTCGCCGCCTCACCAGTCAAAGTCCTCCTGCTGATCAACGTCGGGCTCGATCCACTGAATCCGCAACAGCCGCTGTCGTTCGATGAGCTGAACGAATCGCTGCGACACGGCGTGACGCGGGACAATCTGGTGATGAGTATCGACCAGCTCACCCTGAATAGCTGGAGCGAGTTAATCGCAACACGGTACGAGGGCACCTCTCCGCTCCCGGACTGCCTACGCGATTTCCTGCAGGAGCTGCCGACGCCCAGCAAACGGCCGGAACTCCAAATCCGCTGTTTCAGCCGTAACGCCGGCATGGCATTGGCCCGCCGTATAGAAACGGTTTTCACCGATGCGCAGCGATTACTCGACGAACCGGGCGAGAGCCGTTATCTGCTTCAAGTGCGTCAGCACTACCACGTGCTCGACCTGGCGGCCGGTAATATTCGCCATACAGCCTTGAGCGACATGCCCGCGCTCCTGGAGCATCTCGGCGAAGCACACCATGACATTCGCCCTATCCGGGTGGAGCGATACGCGCTCGAAGGGACAGACCTTCCGCTGATTCTCGGCAACGCCAGAGCGCACTGCCTGCAGGTGTTCTACCGCATCCACGGAAGCCTGGCAGAGGTTACGGTGCTGGATGAATTCAATGCGTTATGGCGCCAACAGCAGCCCTTCCGGGACGAACAAAGCTTGCTGACGCCTCTGCTGCGTTTTCTGCAGTCGGTGAGCTACCGACGCACCACGCAGCTGCCATTCGAAGAAAGCCGTCTGGCGGCAATGGATATCCTGTTTTATAGACTCTCAGCGCCTGCGGGCGGTGTGTTGGAACTCGAGCGCAGGCCAGCGCCCCAGGAAGACGCCAGCGACCCGTTCTACGATATCCAAGCCATTGTCGAACCCAGCGAAAGAGGCCGTTCGCTGGTTACGCTGTATTGCAACCATCAGGAATTTTCGAGCCTGGAATATGGCGCAGAGCTGTTCGCGGCCGTGGCTCATTACATCCTTGCGCAGCGCCGGGGCGGCGAGCGCTATCCGTGCTACCTCACGGACCTCGATCTGTCAGGTCTGCACGGGACGGGTCGTGCGCAGACCGTGCAGCACCTGCGTTACAAAGCGGATCTCGAAGATGCCCTTAATCAGGCGCTCAGCGCGCTCTGA
- a CDS encoding TIGR02647 family protein, which produces MSYTPEVVAELEILRLFNLDNALEGLKVHHDAGDAAIAAAKRLHRKGLTTQPDGGYLTSLGRDAAEHAQGLLTILQETTPA; this is translated from the coding sequence ATGTCTTACACCCCAGAAGTGGTAGCCGAGCTGGAAATTCTTCGACTGTTCAATCTGGACAACGCGCTCGAAGGCCTGAAAGTCCACCACGACGCCGGCGATGCTGCCATCGCTGCTGCGAAACGCCTGCATCGTAAAGGTCTGACAACCCAACCCGATGGCGGTTACCTCACCAGCCTAGGCCGCGACGCGGCCGAGCACGCGCAGGGGCTACTGACCATCCTGCAGGAGACCACCCCGGCCTGA
- a CDS encoding magnesium transporter CorA family protein has protein sequence MITFYCLENGALVRRAAENTQVLPDNVLWVDLLSPGPEEERFIESALALDIPTREELAEIEDSSRFYEEDGAVFMTTTVVMGIADRRPENAEVTFVLTKRCLVTVRYTELSAFRQFETKSARQPSTFSSSHQIFLALADAVVDRIADVLESVQVELQTLSRCIFDKRKEQRTDLQQIIQQLGQHRSLLSQLGESLFSSNRLIAFYRLHANEPGQGVAKGLLKALERDVRSLGEHQARLLGDIAFLLDATLGLINIEQNAIIKVFSIAAVLFLPPTLVGTVYGMNFDRMPELSWPFGYPMALGMMVVSAIIPYAWFKFRDWL, from the coding sequence ATGATCACTTTTTACTGTCTTGAAAACGGCGCGTTGGTACGCCGCGCTGCCGAAAACACGCAGGTCCTCCCCGACAACGTCCTGTGGGTCGACCTGCTGTCGCCCGGCCCCGAGGAAGAGCGCTTCATCGAATCGGCGCTGGCCCTGGACATCCCAACCCGTGAAGAGCTTGCGGAAATCGAGGATTCGTCTCGCTTTTACGAAGAGGACGGTGCGGTCTTCATGACCACCACCGTGGTGATGGGAATCGCCGATCGGCGTCCGGAAAATGCAGAAGTGACCTTCGTGCTAACCAAACGGTGCCTCGTAACGGTCCGATACACCGAGCTCAGTGCGTTCCGGCAGTTCGAAACAAAGAGCGCTCGGCAACCCTCAACCTTTTCCTCCAGCCACCAGATTTTCCTTGCCTTGGCCGACGCGGTGGTGGACCGCATTGCCGACGTACTGGAAAGCGTTCAGGTCGAGCTACAGACCTTGTCGCGATGCATCTTCGACAAGCGGAAAGAGCAGCGAACAGACTTGCAACAGATCATCCAGCAACTCGGTCAGCACCGCTCGTTGCTGTCGCAACTGGGCGAAAGCCTGTTCAGCTCCAATCGGTTGATCGCTTTTTACCGTCTGCATGCCAATGAGCCGGGGCAGGGCGTCGCCAAAGGACTGCTGAAAGCGTTGGAGCGGGACGTACGGTCACTGGGCGAGCATCAGGCGCGTTTGCTGGGTGACATTGCGTTTCTGCTTGATGCCACCTTGGGTCTGATCAACATTGAGCAGAACGCGATTATCAAGGTGTTTTCCATCGCGGCTGTGCTGTTCCTGCCGCCGACGCTGGTCGGTACCGTGTACGGCATGAACTTCGACCGCATGCCGGAGCTCAGCTGGCCGTTCGGTTACCCAATGGCCCTGGGCATGATGGTGGTGTCGGCGATCATCCCTTACGCCTGGTTCAAGTTTCGCGACTGGCTCTGA
- a CDS encoding NnrS family protein, with protein MAPRKPRLPFANAWFFPAAALYAALVLPWSVLTMLGLVPALPGLTTPAGHAHEMLFGYALAVVAGYLLGPQPQRLTLALLVCWLAARVGFLLSPGAWFAVGANLLFAAGLLWTVVPRFVGAAKKWRNQTVAPVVIGIGLTSLLASVGISPSLPLREQALILFAVLMFFMGGRIIAPALAGHAQSEGRRLDARVQPQLEGAVLILLGLALGLSLLPWPLLGRLTGGMLVAAGALSAIRLMRWQPWRYYARPDLMVLLVGYTWLSLGLVLLGVAMSGPWLPVHATLHVLTIGALGSLTFGVMVRTRLLYRFHDANAQPWIHPFALLISIAVLARVLPPLLGIETNAWWLVAAACWSSAFIALAALLWRTRLPPRPRSRPAAD; from the coding sequence ATGGCCCCACGCAAGCCGCGCCTCCCCTTCGCCAACGCCTGGTTCTTTCCCGCCGCCGCGCTCTATGCGGCCCTTGTCCTGCCGTGGTCTGTGTTGACCATGCTTGGCCTTGTGCCGGCTCTGCCTGGACTGACCACACCTGCCGGCCACGCTCACGAGATGCTGTTTGGCTACGCGCTTGCGGTTGTTGCGGGCTATCTGCTTGGCCCCCAGCCTCAACGGCTCACGCTTGCGCTGCTCGTTTGCTGGTTAGCTGCACGTGTCGGTTTTCTTCTCTCTCCAGGCGCGTGGTTTGCAGTCGGCGCCAACCTGTTATTTGCCGCCGGGCTGCTGTGGACGGTAGTGCCGCGTTTTGTCGGGGCCGCCAAGAAATGGCGCAACCAGACGGTGGCACCCGTAGTCATCGGAATCGGGCTGACCAGCCTGTTGGCCAGCGTTGGCATCAGCCCGTCGCTACCGCTGCGGGAGCAGGCGCTGATTCTTTTCGCGGTACTGATGTTCTTCATGGGTGGACGCATCATCGCGCCTGCACTGGCGGGGCACGCGCAAAGCGAAGGACGCCGTCTCGACGCACGTGTGCAGCCCCAACTAGAAGGTGCCGTGCTGATCCTGCTGGGCCTGGCACTTGGGTTGAGCCTGCTGCCTTGGCCGCTACTGGGGCGACTGACAGGGGGCATGCTGGTTGCCGCCGGTGCACTCAGCGCGATCCGACTGATGCGCTGGCAGCCATGGCGCTACTACGCCCGCCCCGACTTGATGGTCCTGCTCGTTGGCTACACCTGGCTTTCGCTGGGCCTAGTGCTGCTCGGGGTTGCCATGAGCGGGCCATGGCTGCCCGTCCATGCCACGCTGCATGTGTTGACCATCGGTGCGCTGGGAAGCCTGACATTCGGCGTGATGGTGCGCACACGTCTGCTGTATCGCTTCCACGATGCCAATGCGCAGCCCTGGATTCATCCCTTTGCCTTGTTGATCAGCATAGCGGTGCTGGCGCGCGTCCTACCGCCGCTGTTGGGCATCGAAACCAACGCCTGGTGGTTGGTTGCCGCAGCCTGCTGGTCATCCGCGTTCATCGCCCTGGCAGCATTACTCTGGCGGACCCGACTGCCGCCGCGCCCAAGGTCCCGACCCGCTGCCGACTAG
- the argH gene encoding argininosuccinate lyase, with protein sequence MSTDKTNQSWGGRFSEPVDAFVARFTASVEFDKRLYRHDIMGSIAHATMLEKAGVLSDAERDQIIANLKDIQSEIEAGTFDWRVDLEDVHMNIEARLTDRIGVTGKKLHTGRSRNDQVATDIRLWLRDEIDIILAEITRLQQGLLGLAEAEADTIMPGFTHLQTAQPVTFGHHLLAWFEMLSRDYERLVDCRKRTNRMPLGSAALAGTTYPIQREITCELLGFEAISGNSLDGVSDRDFAIEFCAAASVAMMHLSRFSEELVLWTSAQFQFIDLPDRFCTGSSIMPQKKNPDVPELVRGKTGRVFGALAGLLVLMKGQPLAYNKDNQEDKEPLFDAADTLRDSLRAFADMVPAIKPKREIMREAALRGFSTATDLADYLVRKGLPFRDCHEIVGHAVKYGIDTRKDLAEMSLDELRQFSDQITDDVFAVLTLEGSVNARDHIGGTAPAQVRAAVQRGHELLAGR encoded by the coding sequence ATGAGCACCGACAAGACCAACCAGTCCTGGGGCGGCCGTTTCAGCGAGCCCGTCGACGCCTTCGTCGCCCGATTCACCGCCTCCGTCGAGTTCGACAAGCGCCTCTACCGCCACGACATCATGGGTTCCATCGCCCATGCCACCATGTTGGAAAAGGCTGGCGTGCTGAGCGACGCCGAGCGTGACCAGATCATCGCCAATCTGAAAGACATCCAGAGCGAGATCGAGGCCGGCACATTCGACTGGCGCGTCGATCTGGAAGACGTGCACATGAACATCGAAGCACGGTTGACCGACCGCATCGGCGTCACCGGCAAGAAGCTGCACACTGGCCGCTCGCGCAACGACCAGGTCGCCACCGATATCCGCCTGTGGCTGCGCGACGAAATCGATATCATCCTCGCCGAAATCACGCGTTTGCAGCAGGGCCTGCTGGGCCTGGCAGAGGCCGAAGCCGACACCATCATGCCCGGCTTCACCCACCTGCAGACCGCACAGCCGGTGACCTTCGGGCATCACCTGCTGGCCTGGTTCGAAATGCTCAGCCGCGACTATGAGCGCCTGGTCGATTGCCGCAAACGCACCAATCGCATGCCGCTGGGTTCGGCCGCGCTGGCCGGCACCACCTACCCGATCCAACGGGAGATCACCTGCGAACTGCTGGGCTTCGAGGCCATTTCCGGCAACTCGCTGGATGGCGTCTCGGATCGCGACTTCGCCATCGAATTCTGCGCCGCGGCCTCGGTGGCGATGATGCACCTGTCGCGCTTCTCCGAAGAGCTGGTGCTCTGGACCAGCGCGCAGTTCCAGTTCATCGACCTGCCTGACCGCTTCTGCACCGGCTCCTCGATCATGCCGCAGAAGAAGAACCCGGACGTGCCCGAGCTGGTGCGTGGCAAGACCGGCCGCGTATTCGGCGCGCTGGCAGGCCTGCTGGTGCTGATGAAAGGCCAGCCGCTGGCCTACAACAAGGACAACCAGGAAGACAAAGAACCGCTGTTCGATGCGGCCGATACGCTGCGCGACAGCCTGCGCGCCTTCGCCGACATGGTCCCGGCAATCAAGCCCAAGCGCGAGATCATGCGCGAGGCGGCACTGCGCGGCTTCTCCACCGCGACGGATCTGGCCGATTACCTTGTGCGCAAAGGCCTGCCGTTCCGTGATTGCCACGAGATCGTCGGTCATGCGGTCAAGTACGGTATCGACACCCGCAAGGATCTCGCCGAGATGAGCCTCGACGAGCTGCGGCAGTTCAGCGACCAGATCACTGACGACGTCTTTGCCGTACTGACACTTGAAGGCTCGGTGAACGCACGCGACCACATCGGCGGGACGGCGCCGGCGCAAGTACGCGCGGCTGTTCAGCGCGGGCACGAACTCCTCGCCGGCCGCTGA
- a CDS encoding methyl-accepting chemotaxis protein, with product MADAVDRFLAKLQPIVQEARTISVQTSAEITALGARSTTASAAVGRQRDEVAGSLQALADMTHHAQEDSRVMQAALKQVVAIRQSSIDNEAISEQVGKAIETLGDGVRSSAEVIEKLAKQSEQIEVVLTVIQGIAEQTNLLALNAAIEAARAGESGRGFAVVADEVRALASKTQQSTGDIRTHIESLQQGARAAVAAIGNAGEQAHSGLASLTTSRELQRELQLAVTQVHEAVLEATRGAERQAGAATNVRERVQVILTEAERSAEAVTETANSGRELGSLAQRLDASLGQFKA from the coding sequence ATGGCGGACGCGGTCGATCGGTTTCTGGCCAAACTGCAGCCCATTGTTCAGGAAGCCCGCACCATTTCTGTGCAGACCAGCGCCGAAATCACCGCGCTTGGCGCACGCAGCACCACCGCATCCGCTGCCGTTGGGCGTCAGCGAGATGAGGTGGCCGGTAGTCTGCAGGCACTCGCTGACATGACGCACCATGCCCAGGAAGACAGTCGGGTCATGCAGGCCGCTCTGAAACAGGTCGTGGCGATTCGTCAGTCGTCGATAGATAACGAAGCGATCTCCGAGCAAGTTGGCAAAGCCATCGAAACACTCGGTGACGGCGTACGAAGCAGTGCCGAGGTGATCGAGAAACTGGCCAAACAGAGCGAACAGATCGAGGTGGTTCTGACGGTAATCCAGGGGATTGCCGAGCAGACCAACCTGCTTGCGCTAAATGCGGCAATCGAGGCGGCCCGCGCCGGCGAAAGTGGTCGCGGTTTCGCCGTCGTCGCCGATGAAGTTCGTGCGCTGGCCAGCAAGACCCAGCAGTCCACTGGCGATATCCGGACGCACATCGAAAGCCTGCAACAAGGTGCTCGAGCGGCTGTCGCGGCCATCGGCAACGCAGGTGAGCAGGCCCACAGCGGCCTCGCCTCGCTCACCACTAGCCGCGAATTGCAACGCGAACTGCAACTCGCCGTGACTCAGGTGCACGAGGCTGTGCTGGAGGCGACGCGTGGCGCCGAACGACAGGCCGGCGCTGCGACGAACGTACGCGAACGCGTGCAAGTGATCCTGACCGAAGCCGAACGATCAGCTGAAGCGGTTACCGAGACCGCAAACAGCGGCCGGGAATTGGGCAGCCTGGCGCAACGACTCGACGCCAGCCTGGGCCAGTTCAAGGCTTGA
- a CDS encoding sensor histidine kinase, with the protein MQIKRLARRRAAAPADEFFVPELCEPEALLGLVLLAELLVLVLVLAEPMQPGFNWLRLALASLFVQWVMLLSAGLTCQLRPLLARLSPWLAGLACCALVVGLTLACTAVADIYQLGGPLMRVGEANLYLRHALISLIMSGLLLRYFYLQSQWRRQEQAELKARIESLQARIRPHFLFNSLNSIASLVVTDPAKAEQAVLDLSDLFRASLARPGTLVPWREELELSRRYLSIEQYRMGERLRVEWQVDGVPDDLPIPQLTLQPLLENALIHGIQPRIDGGVVSVVAHYADGVFHLEVSNPFDETAQTLPSRGTQQALHNIDARLTALFGPAASLSVKRHNARYYTCLRYPCATQKQEARTI; encoded by the coding sequence ATGCAAATAAAAAGACTTGCCCGGCGACGCGCGGCTGCGCCAGCTGATGAATTCTTCGTGCCCGAACTGTGTGAGCCGGAAGCCCTGCTCGGCCTGGTACTGCTCGCCGAGTTGTTGGTGCTGGTACTGGTGTTGGCCGAGCCGATGCAACCGGGTTTCAACTGGCTGCGCTTGGCGCTGGCATCGCTGTTCGTTCAATGGGTGATGTTGCTGTCCGCCGGATTGACCTGCCAATTGCGGCCGCTGCTGGCGCGGCTGTCGCCCTGGCTGGCGGGGCTCGCCTGTTGTGCGCTGGTGGTCGGCCTGACGCTGGCCTGCACGGCAGTGGCTGATATCTACCAGCTGGGCGGACCGCTGATGCGCGTTGGCGAAGCCAACCTTTACCTCCGTCATGCGCTGATCAGCCTGATCATGTCCGGACTGCTGTTGCGCTATTTCTACCTGCAAAGCCAATGGCGACGGCAGGAGCAGGCCGAACTCAAGGCGCGCATCGAGTCACTGCAAGCACGCATTCGTCCACATTTCCTGTTCAACAGCCTGAACAGCATTGCAAGCCTGGTGGTGACCGATCCCGCCAAGGCCGAGCAGGCGGTGCTGGATCTGTCCGACCTGTTCCGTGCGAGCCTGGCCCGCCCCGGTACGCTGGTGCCTTGGCGAGAAGAGCTGGAGCTGTCACGCCGTTATCTGTCGATCGAGCAATACCGCATGGGCGAACGGCTGCGGGTTGAATGGCAAGTCGATGGCGTTCCGGACGATTTGCCGATTCCTCAGCTGACGTTGCAGCCGCTGTTGGAAAACGCGCTCATCCATGGAATTCAGCCGCGAATCGACGGCGGGGTGGTCAGTGTGGTGGCGCATTATGCTGACGGCGTGTTTCATTTGGAGGTCAGCAACCCATTTGATGAAACCGCTCAAACGCTGCCGTCTCGGGGGACTCAACAGGCGCTGCACAATATAGACGCACGACTAACGGCACTTTTCGGTCCCGCAGCGAGTCTCAGCGTGAAGCGGCATAACGCCCGTTACTACACCTGTCTACGCTATCCGTGTGCGACACAAAAGCAGGAAGCCAGAACCATATGA
- a CDS encoding LytR/AlgR family response regulator transcription factor has protein sequence MNVLIVDDEPLARERLARLVGDLDGYRVLEPSASNGEEALSLIEELRPDVVLLDIRMPGLDGLQVAAKLCERDAPPAVIFCTAHDEFALDAFQVSAVGYLVKPVRPEHLAEALKKAERPNRVQLAALTRPAAVSGTGPRSHISARTRKGIELIPLPQVIYFIADHKYVTLRHEGGEVLLDEPLKALEDEFGDRFVRIHRNALVYRDRIERLQRTPLGHFQLFLKGLEGEPLTVSRRHVAGVRKLMQNL, from the coding sequence ATGAATGTGCTGATTGTCGATGACGAACCTCTAGCCCGCGAGCGCCTTGCCCGACTGGTAGGTGATCTTGACGGCTATCGTGTCCTGGAACCTTCCGCCTCCAATGGCGAGGAAGCGCTGTCCCTGATTGAGGAACTGCGTCCCGATGTCGTGTTGCTGGATATCCGTATGCCGGGCCTTGATGGACTTCAGGTCGCGGCCAAGCTCTGCGAGCGTGATGCGCCCCCTGCGGTGATTTTTTGTACGGCCCATGATGAGTTCGCGCTGGACGCGTTTCAGGTCAGCGCAGTGGGTTATCTGGTCAAGCCGGTGCGGCCCGAGCACCTGGCAGAGGCGCTGAAGAAAGCTGAGCGGCCGAACCGGGTCCAGCTCGCTGCGCTCACCCGGCCAGCGGCGGTTTCTGGCACCGGCCCGCGTAGCCATATCAGTGCCCGAACCCGCAAAGGCATCGAGCTGATCCCGTTGCCCCAGGTGATCTACTTCATCGCCGATCACAAGTACGTCACATTGCGCCACGAGGGCGGTGAGGTGTTGCTGGACGAGCCGCTCAAGGCGCTGGAGGACGAGTTTGGAGATCGCTTTGTGCGGATCCACCGTAACGCGCTGGTCTATCGCGACCGCATCGAGCGCCTGCAGCGTACCCCGCTCGGCCATTTTCAGTTATTCCTCAAAGGACTCGAAGGCGAGCCGCTTACGGTCAGCCGGCGGCATGTCGCCGGCGTCCGCAAATTGATGCAGAACCTTTGA
- the hemC gene encoding hydroxymethylbilane synthase yields MSREIRIATRKSALALWQAEYVKARLEAAHPEVTVSLVPMVSRGDKLLDAPLAKIGGKGLFVKELETALMENQADIAVHSMKDVPMEFPEGLGLYCICEREDPRDAFVSNHFDTLDALPSGAVVGTSSLRRQAQLLARRPDLKIQFLRGNVNTRLAKLDAGEYDAIILAAAGLIRLGFGERIRSNLTVEDSLPAGGQGAVGIECRTGDTELHRLLQCMNDPHTALRVSAERALNRHLNGGCQVPIACYAVLEDDQLWLRGLVGQPDGTLLLRAEDRAPAIEAEALGVRVAEALLAQGAEKILQDIYGEAGGA; encoded by the coding sequence ATGTCTCGCGAAATTCGCATCGCCACCCGCAAGAGTGCCTTGGCCCTATGGCAGGCCGAATACGTCAAGGCGCGTCTCGAAGCCGCCCATCCAGAAGTGACCGTCAGCCTGGTGCCAATGGTCAGCCGCGGTGACAAGTTGCTCGATGCGCCGCTGGCGAAAATCGGTGGCAAGGGCCTGTTCGTCAAAGAGCTGGAGACGGCGCTGATGGAAAATCAGGCCGATATCGCCGTGCATTCCATGAAGGATGTGCCGATGGAGTTCCCCGAAGGGCTTGGCCTCTACTGCATCTGCGAGCGCGAGGATCCGCGCGACGCCTTCGTATCCAATCACTTCGACACGCTTGACGCCCTGCCGTCGGGCGCCGTGGTCGGTACGTCTAGCCTGCGTCGTCAGGCGCAGCTATTGGCGCGTCGTCCGGACCTGAAGATTCAGTTTCTGCGAGGCAACGTCAATACCCGTCTGGCCAAGCTCGATGCGGGCGAATACGACGCGATCATCCTTGCCGCCGCCGGGCTGATTCGCCTCGGTTTTGGCGAGCGCATCCGCTCCAACCTCACGGTAGAGGACAGTTTGCCAGCGGGCGGGCAGGGCGCGGTCGGTATCGAGTGCCGTACGGGCGATACCGAGCTGCACCGGTTGCTGCAATGCATGAACGACCCACACACGGCGCTGCGTGTCAGTGCCGAAAGGGCGCTGAACCGCCATCTTAACGGCGGGTGCCAGGTGCCGATCGCCTGCTATGCGGTGCTTGAAGACGATCAGTTGTGGTTACGCGGCCTGGTTGGCCAGCCGGATGGCACCTTGCTGCTTCGCGCCGAGGATCGCGCGCCGGCAATCGAGGCCGAAGCCTTGGGCGTCAGGGTCGCCGAAGCGTTGCTGGCGCAAGGCGCAGAAAAGATCTTGCAGGACATCTACGGCGAGGCCGGCGGGGCGTGA